In a single window of the Pseudomonas sp. B21-015 genome:
- a CDS encoding 3-oxoacyl-ACP reductase: MSDRYIDFANSSIGHRVVGALGLPSPVRLERWQAGRLRPIEGALLIGGGPLAEKVSTLANRLTDTIYSYGTDPTLATAWIPGHGQKLKAVVFDASDLVQVDQLKQLREFFQPLMKNLDHHAHLVILGRAPETLSDPFAASTQRALEGFSRSLAKELRSGGTLQLIYVGEGAEDQLEGPLRFFLSPKSAFISGQVLRLKACEAQVMDWTRPLSGRKALVTGAARGIGASIAETLARDGAEVILLDVAPAKTDLDALAARLGGRGITLDICAEDAATQLIEHLPDGVDIVVHNAGITRDKTLANMTPEFWDAVLAVNLNAPQVLTKALLDSGTLRDNGRVILLASISGIAGNRGQTNYAASKAGLIGLAQAWAPLLSERGISINAVAPGFIETQMTAHLPFGVREAGRRLSSLGQGGLPQDVAEAVAWLAQPGTGAFSGQALRVCGQSVLGA; encoded by the coding sequence ATGTCTGATCGCTATATCGACTTCGCCAATTCGTCCATCGGCCATCGCGTGGTCGGTGCCCTGGGTCTGCCGTCGCCGGTACGACTGGAACGCTGGCAAGCAGGCCGGCTGCGGCCTATCGAGGGTGCCCTGTTGATTGGCGGTGGCCCATTGGCGGAAAAAGTCAGCACTCTCGCCAACCGCCTGACCGACACGATTTACAGCTACGGCACCGACCCTACCCTGGCCACCGCGTGGATTCCCGGCCACGGCCAGAAACTCAAAGCCGTGGTGTTCGACGCCAGTGACCTGGTGCAGGTCGATCAGTTGAAACAGCTGCGCGAGTTTTTCCAGCCGCTGATGAAAAACCTCGATCACCATGCACACCTGGTGATTCTTGGCCGGGCGCCAGAGACCTTGAGCGACCCGTTTGCCGCCAGCACCCAGCGAGCCCTGGAAGGTTTCAGCCGTTCGCTGGCCAAGGAACTGCGCAGCGGCGGCACCTTGCAGCTGATCTATGTCGGCGAAGGGGCCGAAGATCAACTGGAAGGCCCATTGCGGTTTTTCCTCTCGCCCAAAAGTGCCTTCATTTCCGGGCAAGTCTTACGCTTGAAGGCGTGTGAGGCGCAGGTGATGGACTGGACTCGCCCCTTGTCAGGGCGCAAGGCACTGGTGACGGGCGCGGCCCGTGGCATCGGCGCCTCGATCGCTGAAACCCTGGCCCGCGATGGCGCCGAGGTGATCCTGCTCGACGTGGCGCCGGCCAAAACCGATCTCGACGCCCTGGCCGCACGCCTCGGCGGGCGCGGCATCACTCTGGACATCTGTGCCGAAGACGCCGCCACGCAACTGATCGAACACTTGCCGGACGGCGTCGACATCGTGGTCCACAACGCGGGCATCACCCGAGATAAAACCCTGGCCAACATGACCCCGGAATTCTGGGACGCGGTGCTGGCGGTCAACCTCAACGCGCCGCAAGTATTGACCAAGGCTTTGCTCGACAGCGGCACCTTGCGCGACAACGGCCGAGTGATCCTGCTGGCGTCCATCAGCGGCATCGCCGGCAATCGCGGGCAAACCAACTACGCCGCGAGCAAGGCCGGGTTGATCGGCCTGGCCCAGGCCTGGGCGCCGCTGCTGAGTGAGCGCGGCATCAGCATCAATGCGGTGGCGCCCGGGTTTATCGAAACCCAAATGACCGCGCACCTGCCCTTCGGCGTACGCGAAGCCGGGCGGCGCTTGAGTTCGTTGGGCCAGGGCGGGCTGCCGCAAGACGTCGCCGAAGCCGTGGCCTGGCTCGCGCAACCGGGCACCGGAGCGTTTAGCGGGCAAGCGCTGCGTGTGTGCGGGCAAAGCGTTTTGGGAGCCTGA
- a CDS encoding CpaF family protein, whose protein sequence is MSGEKLFGAPPHGPAGNTDHEGLKLVLHRYIIDAIEESGKNLLEGSRPMLSQFVIDKVGEYIARLHLAISRYEMERLAEEIVDELTGFGPLEVLLRDSAVTEILVNGPHRVFVEREGVLHLSDLRFIDDHHVERVMQRILAPLGRRLDESSPMVDARLPDGSRVNAIIPPIALDGPCLSIRKFRKDMLKSSDLMAMQTIDQAILEFIQEAVGKRCNILVSGGTGTGKTTLLNILSQLIAPHERLVTIEDVAELQLGHPHVVRLETRPPNAEGHGEVKASDLIRNALRMRPDRIILGEIRGVEVVDVLTAMNTGHDGSMSTVHANNAQDALLRLETLVGLTGRVIAERTLRQMICAALDVVIQLTRLPDGRRCVSEVVEVVGIRDDVYVTNTLFRFDRRTGFGFLREAVNPAGDKLRHESALSPSSY, encoded by the coding sequence ATGAGCGGGGAAAAACTCTTCGGCGCCCCCCCGCACGGGCCGGCCGGCAATACCGATCACGAAGGTCTGAAACTGGTGCTGCACCGCTACATCATCGACGCCATCGAAGAGTCCGGAAAAAACCTGCTGGAAGGTTCGCGGCCAATGCTGTCGCAGTTCGTCATCGACAAAGTCGGCGAGTACATCGCCCGTTTGCACCTGGCGATTTCCCGGTACGAGATGGAGCGGCTGGCCGAAGAAATCGTCGACGAACTCACCGGTTTCGGCCCGCTGGAGGTGCTGCTGCGTGACTCGGCGGTGACCGAGATCCTGGTCAACGGCCCGCACCGGGTGTTCGTCGAGCGTGAAGGTGTGTTGCACCTGAGTGACCTGCGGTTCATCGACGACCACCACGTCGAGCGGGTGATGCAACGAATTCTCGCGCCCCTGGGCCGACGGCTCGACGAGTCGTCACCGATGGTCGATGCGCGCCTGCCCGATGGCAGCCGGGTCAACGCGATCATTCCGCCGATTGCCCTCGACGGCCCGTGCCTGTCGATTCGAAAATTTCGCAAGGACATGCTCAAAAGCTCCGACCTGATGGCGATGCAAACCATCGACCAGGCGATCCTCGAGTTCATTCAGGAGGCCGTGGGCAAGCGTTGCAACATCCTTGTCAGCGGCGGTACCGGCACCGGCAAGACCACGCTGCTGAACATTCTCAGCCAGTTGATCGCCCCTCACGAACGGCTGGTCACCATCGAAGACGTCGCCGAACTGCAACTCGGCCATCCTCACGTGGTGCGCCTGGAAACCCGGCCACCCAATGCCGAAGGCCACGGCGAAGTGAAAGCCAGCGATCTGATTCGCAACGCGCTGCGGATGCGCCCGGACCGGATCATCCTCGGCGAGATTCGCGGCGTCGAAGTCGTCGACGTGCTCACGGCAATGAACACCGGGCACGACGGCTCCATGAGCACCGTGCACGCCAACAACGCCCAGGATGCGCTATTGCGCCTGGAAACCCTGGTGGGCCTGACCGGACGGGTCATCGCCGAACGCACGCTGCGGCAAATGATCTGTGCGGCACTGGACGTGGTGATTCAACTGACGCGCCTGCCCGATGGCCGCCGTTGCGTCAGTGAGGTGGTGGAGGTCGTCGGTATTCGTGATGACGTCTATGTGACCAATACGCTGTTCCGCTTCGACCGACGCACCGGGTTCGGTTTTCTGCGCGAGGCGGTCAACCCCGCTGGCGACAAACTGCGCCATGAGTCGGCGCTCTCTCCCTCCTCGTACTGA
- a CDS encoding response regulator, translating to MNAPALQRQQLLLVDDEEDALLELAELLEGEGFTCFTATSVKLALHHLTCHPDIALVITDLRMPEESGMSLIKRLREHTARQHLPVIVTSGHADMEDVSDMLRLQVLDLFRKPIYHVRLLETLNNLFPQPRDLVGF from the coding sequence ATGAACGCTCCAGCGCTCCAACGCCAACAGCTTCTTCTGGTCGATGATGAGGAGGATGCGTTACTGGAACTGGCGGAGTTGCTGGAGGGCGAGGGGTTTACTTGTTTTACGGCAACTTCGGTCAAACTCGCCCTGCATCATTTGACTTGTCATCCTGACATTGCCTTGGTGATTACTGATTTGCGCATGCCGGAGGAGAGTGGCATGTCGTTGATCAAGCGTCTGCGTGAGCATACGGCTCGTCAGCATTTGCCGGTGATTGTGACGTCGGGGCATGCGGATATGGAGGATGTGAGTGATATGTTGCGGTTGCAGGTACTGGATTTGTTTCGCAAGCCGATTTATCACGTGCGGTTGTTGGAGACGTTGAATAATTTGTTTCCGCAGCCTCGGGATTTGGTGGGTTTCTGA
- a CDS encoding Flp family type IVb pilin, translating to MSFTKVVQKIKSEIVFYKDLAKDTEGASGIEYAIIAGMVALALAAFVTPISTAVTAMFTTISAAL from the coding sequence ATGTCCTTCACTAAAGTTGTTCAGAAGATCAAATCCGAAATCGTTTTTTACAAAGACTTGGCCAAAGACACTGAAGGGGCTTCGGGGATCGAGTACGCAATTATTGCGGGCATGGTGGCACTCGCGCTTGCTGCGTTTGTGACACCCATCTCCACGGCGGTCACTGCGATGTTCACTACGATTTCAGCCGCGCTTTGA
- a CDS encoding MaoC/PaaZ C-terminal domain-containing protein, which translates to MTTDWHTLDSEPGLQKLYVKAATRRKITGATLPDLGYHCWVNVDPKRLEAYRKVCGFADNGLLPPTYPHILAFALQMQLLTAKSFPFPLLGLIHLSNRIRILRPMGGVHRVRVSVKVQNLKPHAKGATFDLVTTLDDQLGPLWEAESQMLCRGVKLEGEPVEQAFASTLSLTEVAHWKAPADIGRRYAKVSGDYNPIHLSAISARLFGFPSAIAHGLWNKARTLAALSDHLPTANVEIAVQFRKPVRLPGEVTLMSSAAGASGDFQLMGAGEIEHMVGQWRPVA; encoded by the coding sequence ATGACCACCGACTGGCACACACTCGATAGCGAACCGGGCCTGCAAAAGCTGTATGTGAAGGCGGCGACGCGACGCAAAATCACTGGCGCCACACTGCCCGACCTGGGTTATCACTGCTGGGTCAACGTCGATCCGAAACGCCTGGAGGCTTATCGCAAGGTCTGTGGTTTCGCCGACAACGGCCTGCTGCCACCGACGTATCCACACATCCTGGCGTTTGCCTTGCAGATGCAATTGCTCACGGCCAAGTCGTTTCCGTTCCCACTGCTGGGGCTGATTCACTTGAGCAATCGCATCCGCATCTTGCGCCCCATGGGCGGCGTGCACCGAGTGCGGGTCAGCGTGAAAGTGCAGAACCTGAAACCTCATGCCAAGGGGGCGACGTTCGACTTGGTGACGACACTCGACGATCAGTTGGGGCCGCTGTGGGAGGCTGAAAGCCAGATGCTCTGCCGCGGCGTCAAGCTGGAAGGCGAACCCGTCGAGCAAGCATTTGCATCGACGCTGTCGCTGACCGAGGTGGCCCACTGGAAAGCACCGGCGGACATTGGCCGCCGATATGCCAAGGTGTCCGGAGACTACAACCCGATCCACCTGAGCGCGATCAGCGCGAGACTCTTCGGTTTTCCCAGCGCCATCGCCCATGGCCTGTGGAACAAGGCGCGTACGCTAGCAGCCCTGAGCGATCATTTGCCGACGGCCAACGTCGAGATTGCGGTGCAGTTCAGAAAACCGGTGCGCTTGCCCGGCGAAGTGACGCTGATGTCCAGCGCGGCGGGGGCCAGCGGGGATTTTCAGTTGATGGGTGCCGGGGAGATTGAGCACATGGTGGGACAGTGGCGGCCTGTTGCCTGA
- a CDS encoding type II secretion system F family protein, translated as MLKPVLLILTCLTLLGVSIRLFYNGLRQTGIDRTLTRLTQGQPQLTVVKSSRAGLERAFLRAGLGRPTERIGSWLLLWALGVLLGLALAGWIGLLVLSLMPPLILRLYISWCSQRRLKRMIEQLPALLDYTVRSLKSGRTLADAVLGAIDTTEDPLKNAMGRVQRNVHLGVSLPDAVQDFAELYEKDEFRLFALGLKVNHRYGGNASELFENLIKMVRERDQAARQLRAMTGETRVTAVVLGLMPVGLAGYFLLSNPKYLLAMWNSSSGQMMLATAFGLQVVGCLALWRMLRSI; from the coding sequence ATGCTCAAACCGGTGCTGCTCATCCTGACTTGCCTGACGCTGCTGGGCGTGTCGATCCGTTTGTTCTACAACGGTCTGCGCCAGACCGGCATCGATCGAACCCTCACTCGCCTGACCCAGGGGCAACCGCAACTGACGGTGGTGAAATCATCCCGGGCTGGGCTGGAACGCGCCTTTCTACGCGCCGGCCTCGGTCGTCCCACCGAGCGCATCGGGTCGTGGCTGCTGCTCTGGGCCCTTGGCGTCCTGCTGGGGCTTGCCCTCGCCGGCTGGATCGGTTTGCTGGTGTTGTCGCTGATGCCACCCCTGATTCTGCGGCTGTACATCAGTTGGTGCTCTCAGCGCCGGCTCAAGCGCATGATCGAACAGCTGCCAGCGCTGCTCGATTACACCGTGCGCAGCCTGAAGTCCGGACGCACCCTGGCCGATGCGGTGCTGGGTGCCATCGACACCACCGAAGATCCGCTGAAAAACGCCATGGGCCGGGTTCAACGCAACGTGCACTTGGGCGTCAGCCTGCCGGATGCCGTCCAGGACTTTGCCGAACTGTATGAGAAAGACGAGTTTCGCTTGTTCGCGCTGGGCCTGAAGGTCAATCACCGCTACGGCGGCAATGCCAGTGAGCTGTTTGAGAACCTGATCAAGATGGTCCGCGAACGAGACCAGGCGGCGCGCCAACTGCGTGCCATGACGGGCGAGACCCGCGTCACGGCCGTGGTCCTGGGACTGATGCCGGTCGGGCTCGCCGGTTACTTCCTGCTGTCCAATCCGAAATACCTGCTCGCCATGTGGAACAGCAGCTCGGGGCAAATGATGCTCGCGACCGCGTTCGGCCTGCAGGTGGTGGGTTGCCTGGCGCTGTGGCGCATGTTGCGTAGCATATGA
- a CDS encoding pilus assembly protein gives MSQSQNLSQTFLAITRNSTDFEWLQGALAPLGRVISAGGGNLDELLMLVDVTFANLVFVGLDREHVVAQCTLIEGALEAKPMLAIVALGDGMDNQLVLNAMRAGARDFVSYGSRSSEVAGLVRRLSKRLPTVAPNLQQGQQGSLTVLYGAQTNADGALLANHLAHVVQKSGQQTLLLDLGLPRGDSLALLGLESSFHFGDALRHLRRLDATLIDSAFTTCDAGLRILAYASNDEPLEHTSAAELYMLLSALRQHFQHIVVNLTGQSDSEALRTFISHCDKLLWYTDQNVLDCRRNLAVLSQWREKGLKLDHARLLVDRYLRSVAPDSDTLSKSFDMDLIAVLAYSPEVRLNAKNQGMSLFELAPREGLTQSLRTLGERLAKRSEDPDKPKAGWFDRLRGVQ, from the coding sequence ATGAGCCAGAGCCAAAACCTGAGTCAGACCTTCCTCGCGATCACCCGCAACAGCACCGACTTTGAGTGGCTGCAGGGTGCGCTCGCCCCTTTGGGCCGTGTGATCAGCGCAGGTGGCGGCAACCTCGACGAACTCCTGATGCTGGTGGACGTGACCTTTGCCAACCTGGTGTTCGTGGGCCTGGACCGTGAGCATGTGGTGGCCCAGTGCACGTTGATCGAGGGTGCCCTGGAAGCCAAACCGATGCTGGCAATCGTTGCCTTGGGCGATGGCATGGACAACCAGCTCGTGCTCAATGCCATGCGTGCCGGCGCGCGGGATTTCGTCTCTTACGGCTCGCGTTCCAGTGAAGTCGCCGGCCTGGTGCGACGCCTGAGCAAACGCCTGCCGACCGTGGCGCCGAACCTGCAACAGGGTCAACAGGGTAGCCTCACCGTGCTTTACGGCGCGCAGACCAATGCCGACGGAGCGTTGCTCGCCAACCACCTGGCACACGTGGTGCAGAAGAGCGGCCAGCAAACCCTGTTGCTGGATCTGGGGCTACCCCGTGGCGACAGTCTGGCCTTGCTGGGGCTGGAGAGTTCGTTTCATTTCGGCGATGCGTTGCGCCATCTCAGGCGCCTCGATGCAACGCTGATCGACAGCGCCTTCACCACCTGTGATGCCGGGCTGCGAATCCTTGCCTACGCCAGTAACGACGAACCGCTGGAGCACACCAGTGCCGCCGAGCTGTACATGCTGCTCAGCGCCTTGCGTCAACATTTCCAGCACATCGTGGTGAACCTCACCGGCCAGTCGGACAGCGAAGCGTTGCGCACTTTCATCAGCCATTGCGACAAGTTGCTGTGGTACACCGATCAGAACGTGCTGGACTGCCGACGCAACCTGGCGGTGCTCAGCCAATGGCGCGAAAAAGGCCTGAAGCTCGACCACGCCAGGCTGCTGGTGGACCGCTACCTGCGCAGCGTTGCGCCAGACTCCGACACCTTGAGCAAAAGCTTCGACATGGACCTTATCGCGGTCCTTGCCTATAGCCCGGAAGTGCGGCTCAACGCCAAGAATCAGGGCATGAGCCTGTTCGAGCTGGCCCCACGCGAGGGCCTGACCCAAAGCCTGCGCACCCTCGGCGAACGACTGGCCAAGCGCTCCGAAGATCCGGACAAACCCAAGGCCGGCTGGTTCGACCGATTGAGGGGCGTGCAATGA
- the cpaB gene encoding Flp pilus assembly protein CpaB — protein sequence MNSRVTMGLAGLFLVGAIIAGYWGLALSRQQPPESVAQPGASSAPLLASMDDPTRQPVVVLLRDIAPFEQITAADVALEKLRTAPVGSLTRLDQAVGRTPWRALTAGSWLNDESFEAGGVLARMIRADERALAVAADDVINVGGQLSPGDYVDVLLFLRMDTNNVQQSAQVVVPALRVLGVGDQLGLMNDGQPANPARSHEEKLKQEQLRASARTVLLAVPEPLLSRLMLAAQVGVLRLAVRSAEEKRLSHYWAGHRDSQASLANANRELVQFSQLALAGTPKSPAPGGAPRKPGVEVIRGNEVTQQTP from the coding sequence ATGAACAGCCGCGTCACTATGGGCCTGGCCGGTCTGTTTCTGGTAGGCGCCATCATCGCCGGTTACTGGGGGCTGGCGCTGAGTCGCCAACAGCCCCCCGAATCCGTCGCGCAACCCGGCGCGTCATCGGCTCCACTACTGGCGTCGATGGACGACCCGACCCGCCAGCCCGTGGTTGTGTTACTGCGCGATATCGCGCCGTTCGAGCAGATCACCGCCGCCGACGTGGCCCTGGAAAAACTCCGTACAGCCCCGGTCGGCAGCCTGACCCGACTCGATCAAGCCGTTGGCCGTACGCCTTGGCGCGCCCTCACTGCCGGCAGTTGGCTCAACGATGAAAGTTTCGAAGCCGGCGGTGTGCTGGCGCGGATGATTCGCGCCGATGAGCGCGCCCTCGCCGTGGCGGCGGATGACGTGATCAATGTCGGCGGTCAACTGAGCCCCGGCGACTATGTCGACGTCCTGCTGTTTCTGCGCATGGACACCAACAACGTCCAGCAGTCGGCCCAGGTCGTGGTCCCGGCGTTGCGGGTGCTCGGTGTCGGCGATCAGCTGGGGCTGATGAACGATGGCCAGCCTGCCAACCCGGCACGCAGTCACGAAGAGAAACTCAAGCAGGAACAACTGCGCGCCAGCGCTCGCACCGTTTTACTCGCCGTTCCCGAACCCCTCCTCAGTCGCCTGATGCTCGCGGCGCAGGTCGGGGTTTTGCGCCTGGCCGTGCGCAGCGCCGAGGAAAAACGTCTGAGCCATTACTGGGCCGGTCACCGCGATTCACAGGCGAGCCTGGCCAATGCCAACCGCGAACTGGTGCAGTTCAGTCAACTGGCCCTGGCCGGCACTCCCAAATCCCCCGCCCCCGGTGGCGCACCGCGCAAGCCTGGCGTGGAAGTCATCCGCGGCAATGAAGTCACCCAACAAACGCCCTGA